ACCCTTGATGACCGGGCTGTGCGGGTCGTCTTCGGTTTCGCACTTGGCGTGGTGTTTACGATGGATGGCGGTCCACTCGCGGGTGTTCTGCGCCGTGGTCAGCCACAGCCAGAAACGGAAAAAGTGCTTCAGGCCAGCATTCAGCTCCAGCGAGCGATGGGCCGAGTAACGGTGCAGATAGACCGTGACGCCGACAATTGTCACGTGGGTCATCAGCAAGGTGACTGCGACCAGAGACCAGGCCGACAAGCCAAGAAAACCTTCGTACCACATAGGCTATAGGGCCCTCGATAAAGATAAAAACAGCCGTTGCATTATCTGCATTATCACCAAGCACACAGATAAAACCAGTCACCCTTTCAGATAAGAGTCGCTGAATGTTTCTTGACCTATAATTCCAACCTTTTTGTAGGGACATGGACAGCCGAATGCCTGCCACTTACCGCGATGCATTGCGTGCAGCGCTGCTCTATCTCGTGCTTGCCGCTGTCTGGCTGCAAGGTACTGATCATTTATTAAACAATTTCTTCGATAACTCCGTCGATCTTGCCCGATGGCAACTGATCAACGGTTACGTCTTTGCGGCGCTCAGCGCCGGGCTGATTTTCCTGGCGCGGGCGCGATTGTGTGAGTTTCTCGGGATTGGCGCGCGTTTGCGCGAGCGCCACGCTGATCGCGAACGCCTGCGTCAGGCCGCGGCGGTCTTCGATTGCACCCGCGAAGGGGTGTTGGTGACCAACCATCAAGGGCTGATCGTGCACGTCAATCGCGCGTTCATCGAGATTACCGGTTATCAGCGTGAAGAAGTCATTGGGCAACAGCCGAGTCTGTTCAAATCCGGCCACCATCCGCCAGGGTTCTATCAGGCGATGTTCGCTACTCTTGAGTCGCAGGGCGAATGGAGCGGCGAGATCTGGAACCGGCGCAAAAGCGGCGAGATTTATCCACAGTGGCAGACCATCCGGGTCATTCACGATGATCAGGGCCGGCTCAGCCATTACGTCGCGGTGTTTTCCGACATCAGCGCGATCAAGGATTCCGAGCATGAACTCAAACACCTCGCACACCACGATCCGCTGACCGATCTGCCCAATCGTCTGCTGTTCAGCGATCGCGCCGAGCAGGCGCTGGCCTCGGCGCAAAACCACAAGCGCGGCTGTGCATTGCTGATGCTCGATCTCGATCACTTCAAGATGATCAACGACAGCCTCGGCCATAACGTCGGCGATCGCTTGCTCAAGGCCGTGGCGGCGCGTTTGCAAGCGCTGTTCGGCCCCGGGATTACCCTGGCGCGGCTCGGCGGCGATGAGTTCGCGGTACTGGCGGAAAGTTGTCCACAGCCGGTGCAGGCGGCGGCGCTGGCGCAACGCATTCTCGATGCGCTGAAGGAGCCGTTCTGTATTGATGGCAATCAGTTGTTCATCAACGCCAGCCTCGGCATCAGTCTGTTCCCCAGCGATGCGCTAAGCGCCGAGCAACTGTTGCGCAATGCCGATGCGGCGTTGTTCAAGGCCAAAAGTAGCGGTCGCAACGGTTACGCCTTGTACACCGAAGAACTTACCGCCCACGCCCAGCAACGTGTGGAGATCGCATTCGAGCTGCGCCGCGCGCTGGAGCAGCAGGAACTGCGGGTTTACTACCAACCCGTGCATGACTTGAAAACCAGTCGCCTGATTGGCGTCGAAGCCTTGGTGCGCTGGCAGCATCCGGTGCGTGGTCTGGTGTCGCCGGCGGAGTTCATTCCGATCGCTGAACGCACCGGGTTGATCGCCGAAATCGACGCTTGGGTCATGCAGCAGGCGTGTCGGCAGATGTGTGAGTGGCAGCAGGCCGGGATCGTGCTGTCTTTTGTCGCGGTAAATGTGTCTTCGCGCCTGTTTGCCCGGCGTGAGTTGTATCAGCAGGTGGCGCAGGTGCTGCACGACACCGGGCTGGATCCGGCGTATCTGGAGCTGGAGGTGACTGAAAGCGCGGTGATGGATGATCCAGAGGTGGCTCTGGAGCAGATGCATCGTTTGCGCGAACTGGGTATTCGCCTGGCCATCGATGATTTCGGCACGGGCTATTCGTCGCTGTTACGGCTCAAGCGCTTGCCGGTGCAGAAATTGAAGATCGATCAGGGTTTCGTTGCCGGGTTGCCGTGGGATGAAGATGACGCGGCGATTGTCCGGGTGATTATCGCGTTGGCCCGGAGCATGGGCATGCAGGTGCATGCCGAGGGTATTGAACAGGTTGAGCAGGCGGCGTTTCTGTTGGGACAGGAATGTGACCTGGGGCAGGGGTACTGGTTTGGGCGGCCGAGTCCGGCAAAGGAGATTGATTGGGCGAGAACTCCGGTGATTGGTTAAAAGATCAAAAGATCGCAGCCTGCGGCAGCTCCTACACCGATCCCTGTAGGAGCTGCCGAAGGCTGCGATCTTTTGCTTCAACAGGCTGCAAGCCCTTGCCCCGCCACATAATGGTTTCTAGTTATATAAACATTCTTAAATAGTCTTTTTAAGAATATCCGCGCCTCTCTTATATTGCTCCTACGCCGAACGCAGTGCCGCCCACTGCCAGGCAAATCCCATTCAAAGGAGCAGCACCATGAGCGCATCCCTTCGCAGCGTTGACGGTCAGGACGAAAGCACCATCTTGCGTGAAATCCA
This region of Pseudomonas sp. R84 genomic DNA includes:
- the dibA gene encoding phosphodiesterase DibA, whose amino-acid sequence is MPATYRDALRAALLYLVLAAVWLQGTDHLLNNFFDNSVDLARWQLINGYVFAALSAGLIFLARARLCEFLGIGARLRERHADRERLRQAAAVFDCTREGVLVTNHQGLIVHVNRAFIEITGYQREEVIGQQPSLFKSGHHPPGFYQAMFATLESQGEWSGEIWNRRKSGEIYPQWQTIRVIHDDQGRLSHYVAVFSDISAIKDSEHELKHLAHHDPLTDLPNRLLFSDRAEQALASAQNHKRGCALLMLDLDHFKMINDSLGHNVGDRLLKAVAARLQALFGPGITLARLGGDEFAVLAESCPQPVQAAALAQRILDALKEPFCIDGNQLFINASLGISLFPSDALSAEQLLRNADAALFKAKSSGRNGYALYTEELTAHAQQRVEIAFELRRALEQQELRVYYQPVHDLKTSRLIGVEALVRWQHPVRGLVSPAEFIPIAERTGLIAEIDAWVMQQACRQMCEWQQAGIVLSFVAVNVSSRLFARRELYQQVAQVLHDTGLDPAYLELEVTESAVMDDPEVALEQMHRLRELGIRLAIDDFGTGYSSLLRLKRLPVQKLKIDQGFVAGLPWDEDDAAIVRVIIALARSMGMQVHAEGIEQVEQAAFLLGQECDLGQGYWFGRPSPAKEIDWARTPVIG